A single genomic interval of Streptococcus suis harbors:
- the metK gene encoding methionine adenosyltransferase gives MSERKLFTSESVSEGHPDKIADQISDAILDAILAEDPDAHVAAETAVYTGSVHVFGEISTTAYVDINRVVRDTIAEIGYTKGEYGFSAESVGVHPSLVEQSPDIAQGVNEALETRQDASQDPLDLIGAGDQGLMFGFAVDETPELMPLPISLSHKLVRRLAELRKSGEIAYLRPDAKSQVTVEYDEDNRPVRVDTVVISTQHDPEVSQEQIRQDVIERVIKEIIPAHYLDDQTNYFINPTGRFVIGGPQGDSGLTGRKIIVDTYGGYSRHGGGAFSGKDATKVDRSASYAARYIAINIVAAGLAKKAEVQLAYAIGVAHPVSVRIDTFGTSTVAESKLEAAVRQIFDLRPAGIIQMLDLKRPIYKQTAAYGHMGRTDIDLPWERLDKVAALQTALQKIK, from the coding sequence ATGTCAGAACGTAAGTTGTTTACGTCTGAATCTGTTTCGGAGGGGCATCCGGATAAGATTGCAGACCAGATTTCAGATGCTATTTTGGATGCTATTTTAGCAGAGGATCCAGATGCGCACGTAGCGGCAGAGACGGCTGTTTATACAGGTAGTGTTCATGTCTTTGGAGAGATTTCAACCACTGCCTACGTGGATATTAACCGTGTGGTACGTGATACGATTGCGGAGATTGGCTATACAAAAGGTGAGTATGGTTTTTCAGCTGAGTCGGTTGGAGTTCATCCGTCACTTGTAGAGCAATCGCCAGATATTGCCCAAGGTGTCAATGAAGCTTTGGAAACTCGTCAAGATGCTAGTCAAGATCCGTTGGATTTGATTGGTGCAGGTGACCAGGGGCTCATGTTTGGTTTTGCAGTAGATGAAACACCTGAGCTTATGCCCTTGCCAATTTCACTTAGTCACAAATTGGTGCGTCGTTTGGCCGAGTTGAGAAAATCTGGTGAAATTGCTTATCTGCGTCCAGATGCTAAGTCACAGGTAACAGTTGAATACGATGAAGACAACCGACCTGTTCGTGTGGATACAGTCGTTATTTCGACCCAGCATGATCCAGAAGTTAGCCAGGAGCAAATTCGTCAGGATGTCATTGAGCGTGTGATCAAGGAAATCATTCCAGCTCATTATCTGGATGACCAAACCAACTACTTTATCAACCCAACTGGTCGCTTTGTCATTGGCGGACCTCAAGGGGACTCTGGTTTGACAGGCCGTAAGATTATCGTTGATACCTATGGTGGTTATTCTCGTCATGGCGGCGGTGCCTTCTCTGGTAAGGATGCGACCAAAGTGGACCGTTCTGCATCTTATGCGGCACGCTACATCGCAATAAATATCGTAGCTGCTGGTTTGGCTAAAAAGGCTGAGGTTCAATTGGCCTATGCTATAGGTGTTGCTCACCCAGTTTCAGTTCGCATCGATACCTTTGGTACGAGCACAGTAGCGGAAAGCAAATTAGAAGCAGCTGTTCGTCAGATTTTCGATTTACGCCCAGCTGGTATTATTCAAATGTTGGACCTCAAACGTCCGATTTACAAGCAAACTGCAGCCTATGGACACATGGGACGTACGGATATTGACTTGCCATGGGAACGTTTGGATAAGGTAGCAGCTTTGCAAACGGCGTTACAAAAGATTAAGTAG